DNA from Halomonas sp. GFAJ-1:
CCGCCGCCATGCGGAACAGCAGGCAGCTGAAGAAGCCCTTTCCCACCTTGAAAAAAATCCTGGAGATAAATCATGAGCCAAACCTGCGGATTCGTGGCCATCGTTGGTCGGCCTAACGTAGGCAAATCAACCCTCATGAATCGAATTCTAGGGCAAAAGATCTCTATTACCTCGCGGCGGCCGCAAACCACTCGCCACCAGGTAATGGGGATTAAAACGGTTGATGAGACCCAGTTTATTTATGTGGATACGCCGGGCATGCACATCATGTCCAAAGACCGTAATAAAGCCATTAATCGCTTTATGAACCAAGCGGCCACCCAGGCGCTGCGCGATGTCGACTGTGTGGTGTTTATTATCGACCGCACCCGCTGGACCGAGGAAGACCAGGCGGTATTGAAGCGCTTAGAGCACGTGAAGGCGCCGGTCATTTTGGCGGTTAATAAAGTGGATCGTCTCACTGATAAAAGCGATCTACTGCCTTGGCTGGCTGAAGTGGGCGCCCGCCGTGAGTTTGCGGCAGTGGTACCCATTTCCGCCAAGCATGGTACCCAGGTAGACACGCTAGAAGAAGAAGTGGCCAAGCATCTGCCGGAAAGTATTCACTTTTTCCCCGAAGACCAAATCACCGATAAGAGCCTGCGCTTTATGGCAGCCGAGCTGGTGCGTGAAAAAGTGATGCGCCAGTTGGGTGATGAGCTGCCGTACCAGATGACCGTGGAGATTGAAGAGTTCCGCGAGACCGAGCGAGTTACCCACATCAGCGCGCTGATACTCGTTGAGCGCCAGGGGCAAAAAGTGATTCTGATTGGCGAAAACGGTGATCGAATCAAGAGCATTGGCCGCGAAGCGCGTTTGGATATGGAGCGAGCGCTAGGTACCAAGGTAATGCTTAACCTGTGGGTGAAAGTGAAGCGCGGCTGGTCGGATGACGAGCGCGCACTGAAAAGCTTGGGTTACGACCTCGATTGAGTGCTGCAATGTCGGCGGAGCCCGCGTTTTTACTGCACCGCAGGGCTTACCGTGAAACCAGTGCGCTGGTGGATCTTTTAACGCTTAATCACGGGCGTATCCGCGCTGTTGCCCACGGAGGGCAGCGGCCCGGCTCTAAATCTCGCCAGCGTCTGCAGCCGTTTACGCCGCTATTCGTGGCTTGGCGGGGTGAGCAGGAGCTTAAACGGTTAACCCTGATGGAGTCCCGTGGGCAAACAGCGCTGCTAGCAGGCGAAGGGCTGCTTTGCGGCCTCTATGCCAATGAGATTGCGACACGGCTACTCCCCCTGGAGTTAAGCGCCCAAGAAGTCTTTGCCTACTACAGTGCTTTGTTAGAAGCGCTGCCTACGCCCGCCGAGCGTGCCCTTGGTTTGCGTAGGTTTGAGTGGTCGCTGCTTGAGGTTTTAGAGGCGACGCCGCGTTTTTGTTCGCCGGAAGGTCATCCGCTGGACCCACAAACCCGCTACCGCTTTGATGCGTTAAGCCGTGCTTTTCAACCTGCTGAGAAGGGGATTGAAGGTCGCACACTGCGTTATATTGAGCAGGGCGATTGGCAGTCAACAGGGTTAGCCAGCGCTTTAAAAGCGGTAATGCGGGCAGCGCTTGCGCCTCATTTGGGTGCAACTGCACTGCGCTCAAGAGAGCTGATGCTCGATCTAGCCCGCCGTCGACAGCGTTAAACACTCCTTTTTAGGCGCTACTTTTTAAGCACTACTTTTTAGGCACTACTCAGTTAGCGAATATCAGCTGCACATTATTGGAGACATGGTATGCACCCCCCGAGGATTTTATTGGGCGTTAACATTGATCACATTGCGACGCTGCGCCAAGCGCGTGGCACTCGCTACCCAGACCCCGTACAGGCAGCACTTCTCGCCGAAGAGGCAGGGGCTGACGGTATTACGGTGCATCTACGTGAAGACCGGCGCCACATACAGCCCAGGGATGTGCGTTTATTGGCTGAAATGCTCAATACGCGTATGAACTTGGAGATGGCCGTCACCGAAGAGATGCTTCAGCTGGCAGAAGAGATACGCCCCGCGCATGTATGTCTGGTGCCCGAAAAGCGCGAAGAACTCACTACCGAAGGTGGCTTGGACGTAGTCGGCGGGTTTGATCTGATTGCCAACGCCTGTAAGCGCCTTAAGGCGGCTGGCTGCGATGTCTCTCTCTTTATTGACCCCGATGAGGCGCAGATTGATGCCGCCGTTCGCGCCGGTGTACCTACCATTGAACTGCATACAGGTGCCTATGCAGAAGCACAGCCAGGCAGTGAAACGGCTAATGCTGAATATGAGCGCCTAAGTAATGCGGCGATTCACGCGGTGTCTTCAGGCTTAGTGGTAAACGCCGGTCATGGTCTGCACTACCACAACGTTGAAGCTATTTCGGCATTACTCGGTCTTAACGAGTTGAACATTGGTCACGCGATTATTGCTAGAGCACTGTTTGTAGGGCTAAAAGAGGCCGTGCAAGAGATGAAGCGCTTAATCATCGCAGGCCAAGAAGCAGGTTTAATGGCGGCGTTAGATGCCCATGAGCACGAACACGAGCATGACCATCAGCACAGCGGCTGTTGTGGGCATTGATCTATGAGCATGGGTGTTAATCAGTGATTGTGGGTATTGGTTCTGATATTGCGCGGGTAGAACGCTTTGCTCGCGCTATCCAGCGACATGGGCCACGTTTTGCAGCGCGTATTCTAGGGTCTCAAGAGCAATCCGTTTGGCGTCAAAAAGGTGAGCCGGAGGCCTACCTAGCTAAGCGTTTCGCTGCTAAAGAGGCCTTCGTAAAAGCCCTTGGACTTGGTTTGCGCAGCGGTATGCAGTGGAGTGATATCCAAGTCGTCAATGACGCATTAGGTAAGCCAAGCTTCGTACTGACCGGCGAAGCACAGCGCCTGTTTCAAGCCAGCGGCGCGACTACCGCTCATGTAACCCTTAGCGATGAGGCGGACTACGCGGTGGCTTTTGTGATTCTCGAAGCCTAGGGCCTAACCAAGGTATCGCGCTGGGCCTGGAGTCGCTCCATGGCGTTGTATAGCTCATTAAGTAAGCCTTCAGCGTTATTTAAACCGCTGGTGCGCAAGCGCGTCTCTAAGCTTTCCACCAGCAAGGCTAGCTCTGGGGCACCACAGTAGCGGCTGGCGCCGTTTAAGCCGTGCACCCAGTCTAACAGCGTCGTTAAGTCGTGCGCTTCGTAGGCACTGCGCATCTTCTGCTGGCTCTCCGCCAGACTATCGACTAAACGTTTTAACTGCTCTCTAGCTAGATGCTCTTTACCCCCTGCTAAGCGTGTGCCTAGCACTAAGTCAATAACGGGTAGCTTGTCGGGTGCAGGCGGCAACGCCTGGGCAGCACTCGGCTCAATGTGGGTTTTCTGTGCCAGCGGTGCAACGCCTAAAAAGCGTTGCAAGAGTTGCTGAAGCTGCGCTTCGTCCACCGGCTTGATCAGTACATCGTCTAACCCCTCTGTTAGCCACTGTTGTCGCTCGCTGCCAAGCGCATGGGCCGTAACCGCAATAATCGGGCAGCGCGCCCAGCTATTATTGATACGGCGGAGCGCTTTGGTGGTTTGAACGCCATCCATCCCTGGCATGCGAATATCCATGAGTACTAAATCAGCGGTTTCCTGGCGAGCATACTCAAGCGCTTCCTGGCCGCTTGCGGCGAGCGCGATCTTAATATGCTCATTCTCCAGCATGGCTTTTAACAGCTCACGATTAGGGGTGTTGTCATCCACGATAAGAATGTTTAGCAACGATGAAGGCAGCGTGCGTACCGTCGTTGGGGAGTTAATCTGTACTGGTTGGCTGGGTTGTAACAGTTGCTTAATGGTGGTGACCAACTGTGCGCGGGTAAAGGGCTTACACAACATCTCACCGCCGTTTGGCAGCACCCATTGAGGTAAATCCAAACTGGAGGTGTTGGCCAGTATCAACGTCGGGCAAAGCGTTTCGGCAATGACAGATTGCCAGTAGTTTTTGCGATCGCCTGCAAAGTCTTCGGCTTCTAGCCCTAAAATGATTAGCTCTTCATTTCCGGCTTCAATAAATGTCACTGGATTGGCTCCCCATCGCTCTAGCAGGTGTTCAAGCACATGGCGAGTAGCGAGGTGGGGTTCGTGGATTCGTATGGTGGGGTTTGCCAAGGCTATTTCGGGCGGCCGTTCGTCGGCTAAATGCGCCAGCAAAGGAAGCGTAAAAGAGAACGTAGCACCGTGGCCAAGCTCACTGTTGACGCTAATTGTTCCCCCCATGCGCTCAATCAGCTGCCGACAGATGGTTAAGCCCAAGCCGCTGCCACCAAATTGGCGCGAGTGACTAGGCTCAGCCTGCGAAAACGCGCTAAATAACTGCTTTTGCTGCTCATCGCTTAACCCAATGCCTGTATCGCTGACGCTAATATTCAGCACCACATGCCGGCCTTCCAGAGTGTCTAGCATCACCCGAACAATGACTTCTCCTTTTGTGGTGAATTTTAAAGCATTGCTGATAAGGTTGCTGAGCACCTGATGAATACGTAGTGGGTCGCCGCACAGCGGCGTAGGCACATCATCGTAAACCATCGCGACCAGATGG
Protein-coding regions in this window:
- a CDS encoding holo-ACP synthase, which codes for MIVGIGSDIARVERFARAIQRHGPRFAARILGSQEQSVWRQKGEPEAYLAKRFAAKEAFVKALGLGLRSGMQWSDIQVVNDALGKPSFVLTGEAQRLFQASGATTAHVTLSDEADYAVAFVILEA
- a CDS encoding GTPase Era — translated: MSQTCGFVAIVGRPNVGKSTLMNRILGQKISITSRRPQTTRHQVMGIKTVDETQFIYVDTPGMHIMSKDRNKAINRFMNQAATQALRDVDCVVFIIDRTRWTEEDQAVLKRLEHVKAPVILAVNKVDRLTDKSDLLPWLAEVGARREFAAVVPISAKHGTQVDTLEEEVAKHLPESIHFFPEDQITDKSLRFMAAELVREKVMRQLGDELPYQMTVEIEEFRETERVTHISALILVERQGQKVILIGENGDRIKSIGREARLDMERALGTKVMLNLWVKVKRGWSDDERALKSLGYDLD
- a CDS encoding DNA repair protein RecO gives rise to the protein MSAEPAFLLHRRAYRETSALVDLLTLNHGRIRAVAHGGQRPGSKSRQRLQPFTPLFVAWRGEQELKRLTLMESRGQTALLAGEGLLCGLYANEIATRLLPLELSAQEVFAYYSALLEALPTPAERALGLRRFEWSLLEVLEATPRFCSPEGHPLDPQTRYRFDALSRAFQPAEKGIEGRTLRYIEQGDWQSTGLASALKAVMRAALAPHLGATALRSRELMLDLARRRQR
- a CDS encoding pyridoxine 5'-phosphate synthase; the protein is MHPPRILLGVNIDHIATLRQARGTRYPDPVQAALLAEEAGADGITVHLREDRRHIQPRDVRLLAEMLNTRMNLEMAVTEEMLQLAEEIRPAHVCLVPEKREELTTEGGLDVVGGFDLIANACKRLKAAGCDVSLFIDPDEAQIDAAVRAGVPTIELHTGAYAEAQPGSETANAEYERLSNAAIHAVSSGLVVNAGHGLHYHNVEAISALLGLNELNIGHAIIARALFVGLKEAVQEMKRLIIAGQEAGLMAALDAHEHEHEHDHQHSGCCGH
- a CDS encoding hybrid sensor histidine kinase/response regulator → MSLNTRLLFALLGFPLLVYAFMAILLVVQSDLTGRKVLKERLVSAGELTAPSLGSAMIDGDLQRLEDIARQLLEHRGFRAVTLFDEQGNRLLVLGRSMPPPPRLHAPDATSVTQEEEVWRLQVPLTAHSSDHTRRSGTGWLEAEMETRALTLERYKKIASFSLGGMLLGLLLFLIAYAISRYTTRPIEEANQALYRLSRGDYRLYLSEANPRELKQLTGHINSLAEHLQQAQQDMQNQIEQATSELQESMETIEEQNIKLDLAHRSALRANAVKSEFLANMSHEIRTPLNGIIGFCRLLGRSTLDARQQEWLEHVHRACDNLLMLVNDVLDFSKLEADRLTLEEVEVDVVALVDEVVGLYAPEAQRKRLHLVAMVYDDVPTPLCGDPLRIHQVLSNLISNALKFTTKGEVIVRVMLDTLEGRHVVLNISVSDTGIGLSDEQQKQLFSAFSQAEPSHSRQFGGSGLGLTICRQLIERMGGTISVNSELGHGATFSFTLPLLAHLADERPPEIALANPTIRIHEPHLATRHVLEHLLERWGANPVTFIEAGNEELIILGLEAEDFAGDRKNYWQSVIAETLCPTLILANTSSLDLPQWVLPNGGEMLCKPFTRAQLVTTIKQLLQPSQPVQINSPTTVRTLPSSLLNILIVDDNTPNRELLKAMLENEHIKIALAASGQEALEYARQETADLVLMDIRMPGMDGVQTTKALRRINNSWARCPIIAVTAHALGSERQQWLTEGLDDVLIKPVDEAQLQQLLQRFLGVAPLAQKTHIEPSAAQALPPAPDKLPVIDLVLGTRLAGGKEHLAREQLKRLVDSLAESQQKMRSAYEAHDLTTLLDWVHGLNGASRYCGAPELALLVESLETRLRTSGLNNAEGLLNELYNAMERLQAQRDTLVRP